In the genome of Actinomadura graeca, one region contains:
- a CDS encoding WD40 repeat domain-containing protein — translation MSDPRLDAWAAAHARSAGRAGVGSRPGTTGGDGDLLDVGTWLPGPEVVRSLDWKPADDGEPLLACGNGEGVTILGGSQGERRGSWFHAGLLVRWAQAAGTWHLLSTDGLRTTLWHPDSPGSTRTRYASVEGESVRAIAFDGLRELIATGSTDGVVRVWGINEPDPSSISRLVGHSDLVLSVGWSAHGLLASGSADGTVHVWDWQRHQRLHVLAHRAWVSDVAFAEMPDGESLLASAANDGFARIWNPLTGDLLHTLRGHLMEVSCVDWTVLPDGRALLATCSYDRTVRVWDGRTGVCLATSDDLGGVLHAVSWGRSPDGRLLLAAGGATDGIRVFSLTLPDAPRATAAVAPTGVPEVIPPVEEVLINDPVPTPGRALPGGVNAVVERLGIRIVRRETGEEVARLAGHTEPITSYDWTADSEGRLVLAAGGETGQLCVWYVESGRLITAVTCPGRVTAVALAALPQGRLVAVAGTASGELTLWDETGDRPLPLPGHTYVAGNVPGHGGAITSARWAVLSDGHARLATADDQGKVQIWDERGRFSMSMPHHVYPITSLRWAVLPDGTAYLAIFASSEILIVDKGGTVLRAFPLLQSEPLTSVDLTALADGRLLLATVGFATREVRVHDARTGAAHRLGTHVGTAEPPTVSWIRQEHGPLQIVLGDSNQSGVSDVTVTPPPPGSGPPPAAADAPAPSRALVPARLGLLKLGSGALWPALGLVADLLSLTGRHTGELHDPRLAVLEAHPGVARLRQLGWPAAARVAFAALLASRLPDDAGFGPPGAGVRRLEEALGRALATATLPAAEPAAEPEALAAAADEITQQTVALLALIGPRAAAEDPLLPLHLGHLEVALPPLTDRQLRLLAQHGHPPDRRLRRSGGGTPRHTPGTAGIVRHGLLRHMLHTDLALPPDLLALRRLENQLLYRRHTTPQPPTPRPLTLVLDTTPPTYGTVELVLRMAVHALTVASWEHGLEPVLVTLTDPDRALTLTGPRQLLTMWTSRTLQPPYPALDRALDTAAQTGRTTVLLLHHHSAGKDRAPGPATPFVTTRHAVEPARPRPAHPDHHELPPEPGGMELDDLVSALLLPGAAR, via the coding sequence CGAGCCGCTGCTGGCGTGCGGGAACGGCGAAGGCGTCACCATACTCGGCGGAAGCCAGGGGGAAAGGCGGGGAAGCTGGTTCCATGCGGGGCTGCTGGTGCGCTGGGCACAGGCGGCGGGCACGTGGCATCTGTTGTCCACAGACGGTCTGCGGACCACGCTGTGGCATCCCGACTCGCCGGGCTCCACTCGGACCCGGTATGCCAGTGTCGAGGGCGAGTCCGTTCGTGCCATCGCCTTCGACGGCCTCCGCGAGCTGATCGCCACCGGCAGCACCGATGGCGTCGTGCGCGTATGGGGAATCAACGAGCCGGATCCGAGTTCCATCTCCAGGCTGGTGGGGCACTCGGACCTCGTCCTCTCCGTCGGCTGGAGCGCACACGGCCTGCTGGCCAGCGGGAGCGCCGACGGGACCGTCCACGTGTGGGACTGGCAGCGGCACCAGCGGCTCCATGTGCTCGCGCATCGCGCCTGGGTCTCCGATGTCGCGTTCGCCGAGATGCCCGATGGGGAATCGCTGCTCGCGAGTGCCGCGAACGACGGCTTCGCGCGTATCTGGAATCCCCTGACCGGCGATCTCCTGCACACCTTGCGCGGGCACTTGATGGAGGTCTCCTGCGTCGACTGGACGGTCCTGCCGGACGGGCGGGCCCTCCTCGCAACGTGCAGCTACGACCGGACCGTGCGTGTGTGGGACGGCCGGACGGGTGTGTGCCTCGCGACGTCCGATGATCTGGGCGGGGTCCTCCACGCCGTTTCGTGGGGCCGGAGCCCCGACGGCCGCCTTCTCCTGGCCGCCGGAGGGGCCACCGACGGCATCCGCGTGTTCTCCCTGACGCTTCCCGATGCGCCCCGGGCGACGGCCGCAGTGGCACCCACGGGCGTCCCGGAGGTGATCCCGCCCGTCGAGGAAGTCCTCATCAACGATCCGGTGCCGACGCCCGGCCGGGCGTTGCCGGGTGGGGTGAACGCCGTCGTCGAGCGGCTCGGCATCCGCATCGTGCGGCGCGAGACCGGCGAGGAGGTGGCCCGCCTCGCCGGTCACACCGAGCCGATCACGTCGTACGACTGGACCGCCGATTCCGAGGGCAGGCTCGTGCTCGCCGCCGGCGGGGAGACCGGGCAGCTCTGCGTCTGGTACGTCGAGTCGGGCCGCCTGATCACCGCCGTCACCTGCCCCGGCCGGGTGACGGCGGTGGCGCTGGCCGCGCTGCCCCAGGGGCGTCTCGTGGCGGTGGCCGGAACCGCGTCCGGGGAGCTCACGCTCTGGGACGAGACCGGCGACCGCCCGCTGCCCCTTCCCGGGCACACCTATGTCGCCGGGAACGTGCCGGGACACGGCGGCGCGATCACCTCGGCCAGGTGGGCGGTGCTGTCGGACGGCCACGCGCGGCTGGCGACCGCCGACGACCAGGGCAAGGTCCAGATCTGGGACGAGCGCGGACGTTTCAGCATGTCCATGCCCCATCACGTGTACCCGATCACGTCGCTCCGGTGGGCCGTGCTCCCGGACGGGACCGCCTATCTCGCCATCTTCGCGTCGTCCGAGATCCTCATCGTCGACAAGGGCGGCACCGTCCTGCGGGCGTTCCCCCTTCTCCAGAGTGAGCCGCTGACGTCCGTGGACCTGACGGCCCTTGCCGACGGGCGTCTCCTGCTGGCGACGGTCGGGTTCGCCACCCGCGAGGTCCGCGTCCACGACGCCCGCACCGGCGCCGCCCACCGGCTCGGGACCCATGTCGGGACGGCGGAGCCTCCGACGGTGTCCTGGATCCGGCAGGAGCACGGACCACTCCAGATCGTCCTCGGCGACTCGAACCAGAGCGGTGTCTCCGACGTCACGGTGACGCCGCCTCCGCCCGGGAGCGGGCCGCCTCCCGCCGCCGCGGACGCGCCCGCCCCCAGCCGGGCGCTCGTCCCGGCCAGGCTCGGGCTGCTCAAGCTGGGGTCGGGGGCACTGTGGCCGGCGCTCGGGCTCGTCGCGGATCTGCTCAGCCTCACCGGGCGGCACACCGGGGAGCTGCACGACCCGCGGCTCGCCGTGCTGGAGGCGCATCCCGGGGTCGCCCGCCTGCGTCAGCTGGGCTGGCCGGCCGCCGCGCGCGTCGCGTTCGCCGCGCTGCTGGCGTCCCGGCTGCCGGACGACGCCGGGTTCGGCCCGCCGGGTGCCGGGGTGCGGCGTCTGGAGGAGGCGCTCGGGCGCGCGCTGGCGACGGCGACGCTGCCCGCCGCCGAGCCGGCCGCGGAGCCGGAGGCGCTCGCCGCGGCGGCGGACGAGATCACCCAGCAGACCGTCGCGCTGCTCGCGCTGATCGGGCCGCGGGCCGCGGCCGAGGACCCGCTGCTCCCGCTGCACCTCGGCCACCTGGAGGTGGCGCTGCCGCCGCTGACGGACCGGCAGCTGCGGCTGCTCGCCCAGCACGGCCACCCGCCCGACCGGCGGCTGCGCCGGTCCGGCGGGGGGACGCCGCGCCACACGCCGGGCACCGCCGGGATCGTCCGGCACGGCCTGCTGCGGCACATGCTCCACACCGACCTGGCGCTGCCCCCGGACCTGCTCGCGCTCCGCAGGCTGGAGAACCAGCTGCTCTACCGGCGGCACACGACGCCGCAACCGCCGACGCCCCGGCCGCTGACGCTCGTTTTGGACACCACGCCGCCGACGTACGGGACGGTCGAGCTGGTCCTGCGGATGGCCGTCCACGCGCTCACGGTCGCGTCCTGGGAGCACGGCCTGGAACCGGTGCTGGTGACCCTCACCGACCCGGACCGGGCTCTGACGCTGACCGGGCCCAGGCAGCTGCTGACGATGTGGACCAGCAGGACCCTCCAGCCCCCGTATCCGGCGCTGGACCGCGCCCTCGACACCGCCGCGCAGACGGGCCGCACGACGGTGCTGCTCCTGCACCACCACAGCGCCGGGAAGGACCGCGCACCCGGTCCCGCCACGCCGTTCGTCACCACACGCCACGCCGTCGAGCCCGCACGGCCGCGGCCGGCGCACCCGGACCACCACGAGCTGCCCCCCGAGCCGGGCGGCATGGAACTGGACGACCTCGTCAGCGCCCTGCTCCTCCCGGGGGCGGCGCGATGA
- a CDS encoding radical SAM-modified peptide, FtsH ternary system-associated, which translates to MDKHTFVPSLPDLIDPGEYAAHPEGGLVRLKITVTGNGVEVLGDGMRPEHIEAVLRSLSGPDDEGPEMEQMLCG; encoded by the coding sequence ATGGACAAGCACACGTTCGTCCCCTCGCTGCCCGACCTCATCGACCCCGGCGAGTACGCCGCGCACCCCGAGGGCGGCCTGGTGCGGCTGAAGATCACCGTGACCGGGAACGGCGTCGAGGTCCTCGGCGACGGCATGCGCCCCGAGCACATCGAGGCCGTCCTGCGGAGCCTGTCCGGCCCGGACGACGAGGGGCCCGAGATGGAGCAGATGCTGTGCGGATAG
- a CDS encoding ThiF family adenylyltransferase, which produces MAERVHDRQRLLPGWDQDRLAAATAVVAGVGALGNEVAKNLALAGVGRLILCDPDTVSPANLDRTVLFSSADLGDAKAGTAARRLRRIAPGTEVEARVAPLVSGVGTGELADAALVVGCVDTLRARMQLLGRCALVGAALVDGGTHPWGGEVRLRLSPDEPCHGCSLTEHQRGHGDLPWSCFEPRADGPEPSSIAATALVAGWMTTAALELLMGRRPAWRFLAVESAGRAGPVEVARDPGCPYHHPWEGPPDRVAATDRATVAEFLAELADGDEPETWAEFPLPPRCRVCEGGDGGRAAPRAGALTCEGCGALLRPVTSVRLRDADPGSELRELGVAPQEILPVRGAEGEHRCVRLNRG; this is translated from the coding sequence ATGGCTGAGCGCGTCCACGACCGGCAGCGGCTGCTGCCCGGGTGGGACCAGGACCGGCTGGCCGCCGCGACCGCGGTGGTGGCCGGGGTGGGCGCCCTCGGCAACGAGGTCGCCAAGAACCTCGCGCTCGCGGGCGTCGGCAGGCTGATCCTGTGCGATCCCGACACGGTGTCGCCGGCCAACCTCGACCGCACGGTGCTCTTCTCGTCCGCCGACCTCGGGGACGCCAAGGCGGGCACCGCCGCACGGCGGCTGCGCCGCATCGCCCCCGGGACCGAGGTCGAGGCGCGGGTGGCGCCCCTGGTCAGCGGGGTGGGCACCGGTGAGCTCGCCGACGCGGCGCTGGTCGTCGGCTGTGTGGACACGCTGCGGGCGCGGATGCAGCTGCTCGGCCGCTGCGCCCTGGTGGGGGCGGCGCTGGTCGACGGCGGCACCCATCCCTGGGGCGGCGAGGTGCGGCTGCGGCTGTCGCCGGACGAGCCGTGCCACGGGTGCTCGCTCACCGAGCACCAGCGGGGGCACGGCGACCTGCCGTGGAGCTGCTTCGAGCCGCGCGCGGACGGGCCCGAGCCGTCGAGCATCGCCGCGACCGCGCTGGTCGCGGGCTGGATGACCACGGCGGCGCTGGAGCTGCTGATGGGACGGCGGCCCGCCTGGCGGTTCCTCGCCGTGGAGTCCGCGGGCCGCGCCGGGCCCGTGGAGGTCGCGCGCGACCCCGGCTGCCCGTACCACCATCCGTGGGAGGGACCGCCAGATCGGGTCGCGGCGACCGACCGGGCGACGGTGGCGGAGTTCCTCGCGGAGCTGGCGGACGGCGACGAGCCCGAGACGTGGGCGGAGTTCCCGCTGCCGCCGCGGTGCCGGGTGTGCGAGGGCGGGGACGGCGGGCGCGCGGCACCGCGTGCGGGGGCGCTCACCTGCGAGGGGTGCGGCGCGCTGCTCCGGCCGGTGACGAGCGTGCGCCTGCGGGACGCCGATCCGGGCAGCGAGCTGCGCGAGCTGGGCGTCGCGCCGCAGGAGATCCTCCCCGTGCGGGGAGCGGAGGGAGAACACCGATGCGTGCGTTTGAATCGCGGCTAG
- a CDS encoding effector-associated domain EAD1-containing protein — protein MTGQDRAYFLEALAEIYSTASRADRILDTIDFPARLRPSFTGSPEQAWNDIFREIVNGVVHAGFRRLLENSLRVYGSNAAFLALSERYLQPPAAPEPEPAAAPRPGAPAAHPAANEVAGSTAGSTAGAVPGATSPPGPPACHVIFRADTEDERAALREWLERADLAPVEVWSTPSSLSFRVSSGDPGEIRRLLDRTAFGWTVVPPGAPDYLLRQIYVDGPDGRRFRIVDAPAQQTVGNIAAEVVGAYGPNFPGAKRPTVVDRVDSDGSGRRVDPERTLHDAGVRDGDRLRVGFQATAAAVHPADREAALYRVKNQILAYAAGRPGFEVAANLPLAPTEYRLTFVQPSFGPPPPEGGEPVDVSRHVVVIMLGPEFPVTAPTAFWMTPIFHPNVYPNYDSPLLRENKAAGGLVCLGALDEGYHAALHFGELCAMLCDIAAYRNYAIFKPDGTVTASGRAGLQGDHFDGAAAAWAMSPEGARRIMGIGGAPSLARRQAKGSYPNLVERIETDRA, from the coding sequence ATGACGGGCCAGGACCGGGCGTACTTCCTGGAGGCGCTCGCCGAGATCTACTCCACGGCGAGCCGCGCCGACCGGATCCTGGACACCATCGACTTCCCCGCCCGGCTGCGGCCCTCGTTCACCGGCTCGCCCGAGCAGGCGTGGAACGACATCTTCCGGGAGATCGTGAACGGCGTCGTGCACGCGGGGTTCCGGCGCCTCCTGGAGAACTCCCTGCGCGTCTACGGGAGCAACGCGGCGTTCCTGGCGCTCAGCGAGCGGTACCTCCAGCCGCCCGCCGCGCCCGAGCCCGAGCCCGCCGCGGCGCCGCGGCCCGGCGCGCCCGCCGCGCATCCCGCCGCGAACGAGGTGGCGGGCAGCACGGCTGGCAGCACGGCGGGTGCCGTACCCGGCGCCACGTCCCCGCCCGGGCCGCCGGCCTGTCACGTGATCTTCCGCGCGGACACCGAGGACGAGCGCGCCGCGCTGCGGGAGTGGCTTGAGCGGGCGGACCTGGCGCCGGTCGAGGTCTGGTCCACGCCGTCGTCGCTGTCGTTCCGGGTCTCCTCGGGCGATCCCGGGGAGATCCGCAGGCTCCTGGACCGCACCGCGTTCGGCTGGACGGTCGTGCCGCCCGGCGCCCCCGACTACCTGCTCCGCCAGATCTACGTGGACGGCCCGGACGGCCGCCGCTTCCGGATCGTCGACGCGCCCGCCCAGCAGACCGTCGGGAACATCGCCGCCGAGGTGGTGGGCGCCTACGGCCCGAACTTCCCCGGTGCGAAGCGGCCCACCGTCGTCGACCGCGTGGACTCCGACGGCTCCGGCCGCCGGGTGGACCCCGAGCGGACCCTGCACGACGCGGGCGTCCGCGACGGCGACCGGCTCCGGGTCGGGTTCCAGGCGACGGCCGCCGCCGTCCACCCCGCCGACCGGGAGGCTGCGCTGTACCGGGTCAAGAACCAGATCCTGGCGTACGCGGCGGGGCGGCCCGGCTTCGAGGTGGCGGCGAACCTCCCGCTGGCGCCGACCGAGTACCGGCTGACCTTCGTCCAGCCGAGCTTCGGGCCGCCGCCGCCCGAGGGGGGCGAGCCGGTGGACGTCTCGCGCCACGTCGTGGTGATCATGCTGGGGCCGGAGTTCCCGGTGACCGCGCCCACGGCGTTCTGGATGACGCCGATCTTCCATCCGAACGTCTACCCCAACTACGACAGCCCCCTGCTGCGGGAGAACAAGGCGGCCGGGGGGCTGGTCTGCCTGGGCGCGCTGGACGAGGGCTACCACGCCGCGCTGCATTTCGGGGAGCTGTGCGCGATGCTCTGCGACATCGCCGCGTACCGCAACTACGCCATCTTCAAGCCCGACGGGACGGTGACCGCATCCGGGCGCGCCGGGCTCCAGGGCGACCACTTCGACGGCGCGGCGGCGGCGTGGGCGATGTCGCCGGAGGGGGCACGGCGGATCATGGGGATCGGCGGCGCCCCGTCGCTCGCGCGCAGGCAGGCCAAGGGCAGCTACCCGAATCTGGTCGAGCGGATCGAGACCGATCGCGCATGA
- a CDS encoding JAB N-terminal domain-containing protein: MSGYEVELFRGEELRPNGRLPLEPLLRRFFESHLDQRLDGAVIQLLFLPDPETAAFSSEQTGGFSLANLRPRYGHVQVKVLLDGELLYQHPHPVSELLGRVLRETLTERAPQERRWGVGLRGPNLDQVPLVRPVPEMDHGVQIEVGARRGRVFQMEELQPPDAPLRTLADLGADVPDGGPGGEAAAPVSVVIGKRLYEAFTAGHPFSAEVEEGGFLAGRVYRNADAPGCHLIEMTALIPAERTGASLLEFTFTGESFLRVGAALDARHDGEELVGWYHTHLFAAGRGFGLSSVDMRLHRSTFQRPWQVAALVNISAGGRLLRFYRRTDEGMARTPYWTVP, from the coding sequence ATGAGCGGCTACGAGGTCGAGCTGTTCCGCGGCGAGGAGCTCCGGCCGAACGGGCGGCTGCCGCTGGAGCCGCTGCTGCGCCGGTTCTTCGAAAGCCACCTCGACCAGCGGCTCGACGGCGCCGTGATCCAGCTGCTGTTCCTGCCCGACCCGGAGACGGCGGCGTTCTCCAGCGAGCAGACCGGCGGGTTCTCCTTGGCCAACCTCCGGCCGCGGTACGGCCACGTGCAGGTGAAGGTCCTCCTCGACGGCGAGCTGCTCTACCAGCATCCCCATCCGGTGAGCGAGCTGCTGGGACGGGTGCTGCGCGAGACGCTCACCGAGCGGGCGCCGCAGGAGCGGCGCTGGGGCGTCGGCCTGCGCGGGCCGAACCTGGACCAGGTCCCGCTCGTCAGGCCGGTCCCGGAGATGGACCACGGCGTGCAGATCGAGGTCGGCGCCCGGCGCGGGCGCGTCTTCCAGATGGAGGAGCTGCAACCGCCCGACGCCCCGCTCCGCACGCTGGCAGACCTCGGCGCGGACGTGCCGGACGGCGGCCCCGGCGGTGAGGCGGCGGCGCCCGTGTCGGTGGTGATCGGCAAGCGCCTGTACGAGGCGTTCACCGCCGGGCACCCGTTCTCCGCCGAAGTGGAGGAGGGCGGGTTCCTCGCGGGCCGCGTCTACCGGAACGCCGACGCGCCCGGCTGCCATCTCATCGAAATGACCGCGCTCATCCCGGCCGAGCGGACCGGCGCGTCGCTGCTGGAGTTCACGTTCACCGGCGAGAGCTTCCTGCGCGTGGGCGCCGCGCTCGACGCCCGCCACGACGGCGAGGAGCTGGTCGGCTGGTACCACACGCACCTGTTCGCGGCCGGGCGCGGCTTCGGGCTGTCGTCGGTGGACATGCGGCTGCACCGCTCCACCTTCCAGCGGCCCTGGCAGGTCGCCGCGCTGGTCAACATCTCCGCGGGCGGCCGGCTGCTGCGGTTCTACCGGCGCACCGACGAGGGGATGGCGCGCACCCCCTACTGGACGGTGCCGTGA
- a CDS encoding ATP-binding protein → MPPRRPRLRFVSTDPQAFDDLAILHNDDWTLGRLLSESPAFALEALDPDYLKVALSSLNVGATAAAEGVALHLPPGVPLAALCRAGPGGDGQADEAAAEITTDPDVPGDAAATGAGRELAEAGGHPENLGERAAVLIAHQVEIDRVGAYLRRGLSVLIQCEKLLVEHLIDEIVGQSGRTRTVIKAEAGEAAESPLGLPPAGRRASLLAALEREVNDDDEDRIVVVPHLDLLAGGSNTAISSEARELTDVLYERSTRVLLAFTDPSLVLPEVLADRFAVRLSLDVLPREVAATDGRPVPVGQALVRREEAELFARFDPVALYKNIAGMNAVRLRLGMRFAYHEHHQRPSPTFTDLLQELALFKAHTSNSFEVPNVPFDRIGGYQPVKDELRRALTIISGAAAGLADLPEPVRQDLVPRGFIFHGPPGTGKTLFAKAVATELNATVLVVSGPEVTDMYVGESERKVRELFAEARRNAPSVLVFDEFDSIAAKRTGRDDGGSRAGNAVVAQLLTELDGFRPEVPVLIIGTTNRIDIIDDALLRPSRFRAIKIDLPDEQARQAIARVHAEAFLRERPGEELLRAISRATEGFNGDEIRSIFRDARADELINGPAARPDAHRLGELIGALHRERQQREADQRRPAGRPAPDTAYIALDARARPFLAEMTVPAQPTGNQEGGHQ, encoded by the coding sequence ATGCCACCGCGACGTCCCCGGCTCAGGTTCGTCAGCACGGATCCGCAGGCGTTCGACGACCTCGCGATCCTCCACAACGACGACTGGACGCTGGGCCGGCTGCTGAGCGAGAGTCCCGCGTTCGCGCTGGAGGCGCTCGACCCCGACTACCTGAAGGTCGCCCTCAGCTCGCTGAACGTCGGCGCGACCGCCGCCGCCGAGGGTGTCGCGCTCCACCTGCCCCCGGGGGTCCCGCTCGCCGCCCTCTGCCGGGCCGGGCCCGGCGGGGACGGCCAGGCGGACGAGGCCGCCGCCGAAATCACCACGGACCCGGACGTCCCCGGTGACGCGGCGGCCACCGGCGCCGGGCGGGAACTGGCCGAGGCCGGCGGGCATCCGGAGAACCTCGGCGAGCGCGCCGCCGTGCTCATCGCGCACCAGGTGGAGATCGACCGGGTGGGCGCCTACCTCAGGCGCGGCCTGTCGGTGCTGATCCAGTGCGAGAAGCTGCTGGTCGAGCACCTCATCGACGAGATCGTCGGCCAGTCAGGGCGGACCCGCACCGTGATCAAGGCCGAGGCGGGCGAGGCGGCCGAGTCGCCGCTGGGGCTGCCTCCCGCCGGCCGCCGCGCGTCCCTGCTCGCCGCGCTCGAACGGGAGGTCAACGACGACGACGAGGACAGGATCGTCGTCGTGCCGCACCTGGACCTGCTCGCGGGCGGCAGCAACACGGCGATCAGCTCCGAGGCCCGCGAGCTCACCGACGTGCTCTACGAGCGGAGCACACGGGTGCTGCTCGCCTTCACCGACCCGTCGCTGGTGCTGCCCGAGGTGCTGGCGGACCGGTTCGCGGTGCGGCTGTCCCTCGACGTGCTGCCCCGGGAGGTCGCCGCCACCGACGGCCGTCCCGTCCCGGTGGGGCAGGCGCTGGTCCGCAGGGAGGAGGCCGAGCTGTTCGCGCGGTTCGACCCGGTGGCCCTGTACAAGAACATCGCCGGCATGAACGCCGTCCGGCTCCGGCTCGGGATGCGCTTCGCCTACCACGAGCACCACCAGCGGCCCTCGCCGACCTTCACCGACCTGCTCCAGGAGCTGGCGCTGTTCAAGGCGCACACCTCCAACTCCTTCGAGGTGCCGAACGTGCCGTTCGACCGGATCGGCGGCTACCAGCCGGTCAAGGACGAGCTCCGCCGGGCCCTGACCATCATCTCGGGGGCGGCGGCGGGCCTGGCGGACCTGCCCGAGCCCGTCCGCCAGGACCTGGTGCCGCGCGGGTTCATCTTCCACGGCCCGCCCGGCACCGGGAAGACGCTGTTCGCGAAGGCCGTCGCGACCGAGCTGAACGCCACCGTCCTGGTGGTGTCGGGCCCCGAGGTCACCGACATGTACGTCGGCGAGAGCGAGCGCAAGGTGCGGGAGCTGTTCGCCGAGGCGCGGCGGAACGCCCCCTCGGTGCTGGTGTTCGACGAGTTCGACTCGATCGCCGCCAAGCGCACCGGCCGCGACGACGGCGGCAGCCGGGCCGGGAACGCGGTCGTCGCGCAGCTGCTGACCGAGCTGGACGGGTTCCGCCCCGAGGTGCCGGTGCTGATCATCGGCACCACCAACCGCATCGACATCATCGACGACGCGCTGCTGCGGCCCAGCCGGTTCCGCGCCATCAAGATCGACCTCCCGGACGAGCAGGCCCGGCAGGCGATCGCCCGGGTCCACGCCGAGGCGTTCCTGCGGGAGCGGCCGGGCGAGGAGCTGCTGCGGGCGATCTCCCGCGCGACCGAGGGGTTCAACGGCGACGAGATCCGCTCGATCTTCCGGGACGCGCGGGCCGACGAGCTGATCAACGGCCCCGCCGCGCGCCCGGACGCCCACCGCCTCGGCGAGCTGATCGGCGCCCTGCACCGGGAGCGGCAGCAGCGCGAGGCCGACCAGCGCAGGCCGGCGGGCCGGCCTGCGCCGGACACGGCCTACATCGCGCTCGACGCGCGCGCCCGGCCGTTCCTCGCGGAGATGACCGTCCCCGCGCAGCCCACCGGAAACCAGGAAGGCGGACACCAGTGA
- a CDS encoding AAA family ATPase encodes MSRTPEQLGLAFAGRLRAVKELFVDRDEVVDLLALGALCGEHVLVVGPPGTAKSRLLTRFCRLLDTEPFSYLLTRFTEPAEIFGSIDVKEFQDNSVYKVNTAGMLPEARIAHLDEVFRGSSAILNTLLTLINERTFHTGQTSLRCPLITLVGSANDIPDDPELAAFSDRFLLRCTVDHVGDDAIEDLLELGWQDEQDRIRAAGQTGDGGDDHDRDLVPLTAPELATLQQAVAKVDLTPVRGPYAKILQALRSEGVTFSDRRAVKAQKVFAASALLRGGRTAEEGDLARLVHLWTDARDEATIRRIAADSGIPVDEPGGGTRDPVLIGIDLREIGELRARAATGAEIQRLAQDNRRLANEVRRHHPGEPELLRAVEREQTALMTRLRELDPDRWLS; translated from the coding sequence GTGAGCCGCACCCCCGAACAGCTCGGGCTGGCCTTCGCGGGCCGGCTCCGCGCCGTCAAGGAACTGTTCGTCGACCGCGACGAGGTGGTGGACCTGCTCGCGCTCGGCGCCCTGTGCGGCGAGCACGTCCTGGTCGTCGGGCCGCCGGGCACCGCCAAGAGCCGGCTGCTCACGCGGTTCTGCCGGCTCCTGGACACCGAGCCGTTCAGCTACCTGCTGACCCGCTTCACCGAGCCCGCCGAGATCTTCGGCTCGATCGACGTGAAGGAGTTCCAGGACAACAGCGTCTACAAGGTCAACACCGCGGGGATGCTGCCCGAGGCCCGCATCGCCCACCTCGACGAGGTGTTCCGGGGCAGCTCGGCGATCCTCAACACGCTGCTCACCCTGATCAACGAGCGGACGTTCCACACCGGCCAGACCTCGCTGCGGTGCCCGCTCATCACGCTGGTCGGCTCGGCCAACGACATCCCCGACGACCCCGAGCTGGCCGCCTTCAGCGACCGCTTCCTGCTGCGCTGCACGGTCGACCACGTCGGCGACGACGCCATCGAGGACCTGCTGGAGCTGGGCTGGCAGGACGAGCAGGACCGGATCAGGGCCGCCGGGCAGACCGGCGACGGCGGCGACGACCACGACCGCGACCTGGTGCCGCTGACCGCGCCGGAGCTCGCCACGCTCCAGCAGGCCGTCGCGAAGGTGGACCTCACCCCCGTCCGCGGCCCGTACGCCAAGATCCTCCAGGCGCTGCGCAGCGAGGGGGTCACCTTCTCCGACCGGCGCGCCGTCAAGGCGCAGAAGGTGTTCGCCGCGTCGGCGCTGCTGCGCGGCGGCCGCACCGCCGAGGAGGGCGACCTCGCCCGGCTGGTGCACCTGTGGACCGACGCGCGCGACGAGGCCACGATTCGGCGGATCGCCGCCGACAGCGGCATCCCGGTGGACGAGCCCGGCGGCGGCACCCGCGACCCCGTGCTCATCGGGATCGACCTGCGGGAGATCGGCGAGCTGCGGGCGCGGGCCGCCACCGGCGCCGAGATCCAGCGGCTCGCGCAGGACAACCGGCGGCTCGCCAACGAGGTGCGCCGCCACCATCCCGGGGAGCCCGAGCTGCTCCGCGCGGTCGAGCGGGAGCAGACCGCGCTGATGACCAGGCTCCGCGAACTCGACCCGGACAGGTGGCTGAGCTGA
- a CDS encoding soluble NSF attachment family protein — MPDATLYREAAACYERARHWTDAARCYRAAGMPLRAAALHERLGQFDAAAEDYGAAGEPETAGWLLVHRLDAPGPARDAVARASDGPRRDLVLARCDLAEGGPPALVLPALRRVRDDLADPGRVPYPHRDLEEWGLIVAELAQRFDQAALIFAAAVRGRRPGATGRWSRWADRVLGTPLVIAEG, encoded by the coding sequence ATGCCTGACGCCACCCTCTACCGCGAGGCCGCCGCCTGCTACGAGCGGGCACGGCACTGGACGGACGCGGCCCGCTGCTACCGCGCCGCCGGGATGCCGCTCCGCGCCGCCGCCCTGCACGAGCGGCTCGGCCAGTTCGACGCGGCGGCCGAGGACTACGGCGCGGCGGGCGAACCGGAGACCGCGGGCTGGCTGCTGGTGCACCGCCTCGACGCCCCCGGGCCCGCCCGGGACGCGGTCGCCCGCGCGTCCGACGGGCCCCGGCGGGACCTGGTGCTCGCCCGCTGCGACCTCGCCGAGGGCGGCCCGCCCGCCCTGGTCCTGCCCGCGCTCCGCCGGGTCCGCGACGACCTCGCCGACCCCGGCCGCGTCCCCTATCCCCACCGCGACCTGGAGGAGTGGGGGCTGATCGTGGCCGAGCTCGCCCAGCGGTTCGACCAGGCCGCCCTGATCTTCGCCGCCGCGGTCCGCGGCCGCCGCCCGGGCGCGACCGGCCGGTGGAGCCGCTGGGCCGACCGTGTCCTGGGCACCCCGCTCGTGATCGCCGAAGGATGA